Proteins from a single region of Megalopta genalis isolate 19385.01 chromosome 3, iyMegGena1_principal, whole genome shotgun sequence:
- the ksh gene encoding transmembrane protein 167A-like protein ksh: MSALFNFQSLLTVFLLLICTCTYVKGFAPSFMDNRMKRVGIQGTFWKCARIGERKSPYVAICCVAMAFSILFWS, encoded by the exons ATG TCTGCCCTGTTTAATTTTCAGAGTCTGCTAACAGTATTTCTGTTGCTGATATGTACCTGCACTTATGTCAAAGGATTTGCGCCCAGTTTTATGGATAATCGTATGAAGAGAGTCGG TATACAGGGTACATTCTGGAAGTGTGCTAGGATCGGTGAAAGGAAAAGTCCATACGTGGCTATTTGTTGCGTTGCAATGGCATTCAGCATTCTCTTTTGGTCGTGA
- the vap gene encoding RAS p21 protein activator vap isoform X1 has protein sequence MAEFVRGGPSVSNSAKMDHNSKGGSPSTGSEDGGQNESMNAENEFDPFLENIPDDIQDAEEPDSANAIILTAPPENQWYHGRLDRFTAEERLWDANKMGSYLVRESDRKPGSYVLSYLGRTGINHFRITAVCGDYYIGGRQFNSLSDLVAYYTHCSDLLKRERLMHPTPPPEPVNDKKRIVAILPYTKMPDTDELSFQKGDIFFVHNDMGDGWLWVTAHRTGEQGLIFRELVEDLDDSIDPNTVFSWFHPNVTKSEAVDMLVKAGPGSFLVRPSDNSPGDYSLFFHINNQIQRFRIEKKGVRYLMGGRTFECLDAVINRYRKEQIVEGHTLVQAMVTEPDGSVRVNREVQHAEKIYATLRECREQSGAKKNKGIKMQGYLEKKSEKNKKWKALYFVLLVDATDTHLYLYDNPKRTKPKGLIDLSCAYLYQVHESVFDRPHCFQLVERALPCLATITYLAAPNSENALDWINALKPLCVSQLTRAPKVARLRELRSLHLHILDAHRLPYKLVPNPFIIVALNNVKVARTKVKTGLHPLWDEEFILEDVPPDVMSFSLTLYNKGKRSKDTEVAELTVELASLTNGEEMDEWYPLSGVTPIGEWGVLRLRIRYRHDLAMPPDEYSPLQQLLLDPELHVVRALADVCHLDRVPLANSLLRIFRHERKEADLLRSLNQTEVDKEDETPTLFRAASLTTTLMDLYMKSVCTSFLKAALRDTIVKLIESKQSCELNPTKMDSPEDACSNAEFLLQVLDEVTLSIFTSPDACPRTLRYICGCLQRAVVAKWPHERLVRTRVVSGFIFLRLLCPAILNPRSFNLIAEPPPPAAARSLVMVAKCLQNLANLVEFGGKEPYMEVVNPFILKNKERMVVFLDQLSNVTEKPESEGADPRNKSCISDTARDLATLHHICVSHLKELQVLSKTQPTIKQLVTVTEMLSKHKQKYMEMIR, from the exons ATGGCAGAATTTGTGCGTGGAGGCCCGAGCGTGTCGAACAGTGCTAAG ATGGATCACAATAGTAAAGGAGGATCGCCTAGCACTGGCAGCGAAGATGGTGGACAGAATGAGTCTATGAATGCAGAAAATGAATTTGACCCGTTTCTTGAAAATATTCCAGATGATATACAGGATGCAGAGGAACCTGACAGTGCTAACGCAATAATATTAACAGCTCCCCCGGAAAATCA GTGGTATCATGGTAGATTAGATAGATTTACAGCAGAGGAAAGATTGTGGGATGCGAATAAAATGGGTAGTTATCTAGTGCGTGAAAGCGATAGAAAACCTGGGAGTTACGTGTTGTCTTACTTAGGAAGAACTGGCATTAATCACTTTAGAATAACTGCTGTGTGTGGAGATTATTATATTG GTGGTAGACAATTCAATAGTTTGTCAGACCTTGTTGCATATTATACTCATTGCTCTGATCTTCTGAAGAGAGAAAGACTTATGCATCCTACTCCACCCCCTGAACCAGTGAACGATAAGAAACGAATTGTCGCAATACTGCCATACACGAAAATGCCTGACACAGATGAATTAAGTTTTCAAAAGGGTGATATATTTTTTGTCCATAATGATATGGGGGATGGTTGGCTATGGGTTACTGCCCACAGAACAGGAGAACAGGGCTTGATTTTTCGTGAATTAGTGGAGGACTTAGACGATTCTATTGATCCCAATACCGTTTTCTCTTGGTTCCATCCTAACGTCACCAAAAGTGAAGCAGTTGATATGTTAGTGAAAGCAGGCCCTGGAAGCTTCCTT GTCAGACCGTCGGACAATAGTCCAGGAGATTATTCACTTTTCTTTCACATAAACAATCAAATTCAAAGATTTAGGATCGAGAAAAAGGGAGTACGTTACCTCATGGGTGGCAGGACTTTCGAATGTCTCGACGCTGTGATCAATAG GTATCGAAAGGAGCAAATAGTCGAAGGTCATACCTTGGTTCAAGCGATGGTAACGGAACCCGATGGCAGTGTAAGAGTCAATAGAGAAGTGCAACATGCTGAAAAGATATACGCAACTCTCAGAGAATGTCGCGAACAGTCTGGCGCGAAgaaaaataaaggaataaaaatgCAAGGGTATCTAGAAAAGAAATCTGAGAAAAATAAGAAGTGGAAAGCACTGTATTTTGTACTTTTAGTAGACGCTACAGATACGCACTTGTATTTGTATGACAATCCAAAAAGGACCAAACCTAAAGGTCTCATAGATTTAAGCTGTGCTTATTTATATCAG GTCCATGAAAGTGTATTCGATCGACCTCATTGCTTTCAATTAGTTGAACGTGCTTTACCATGTTTGGCCACGATAACATACTTGGCAGCTCCAAACTCAGAGAATGCTTTAGATTGGATTAATGCCTTAAAAccattatgtgtatcacaactGACACGTGCTCCGAAGGTTGCCCGACTTCGTGAATTGCGTTCATTACATCTCCATATTTTAGACGCACATAGACTTCCATATAAACTAGTACCGAACCCCTTCATCATAGTGGCTCTCAATAATGTAAAAGTAGCTCGCACCAAGGTTAAGACTGGTTTACATCCGCTCTGGGACGAAGAATTCATTCTGGA GGATGTACCGCCCGATGTTATGTCGTTCTCCTTAACGCTGTATAACAAAGGTAAACGCAGCAAAGATACAGAGGTCGCAGAATTGACCGTTGAACTCGCGAGCTTAACAAACGGCGAAGAGATGGATGAGTGGTATCCATTATCAGGAGTTACTCCTATAGGAGAGTGGGGTGTGCTACGTTTACGTATAAG ATACCGACACGACTTGGCGATGCCTCCAGACGAATACAGTCCATTGCAACAATTGTTATTAGATCCAGAATTACATGTTGTTAGGGCATTAGCGGATGTGTGTCATTTGGATAGAGTACCACTGGCAAATAGTTTACTTAGAATATTTAG GCACGAAAGAAAAGAAGCCGATCTGTTGAGATCTCTGAACCAAACGGAA GTAGACAAAGAAGATGAAACGCCAACATTGTTTAGAGCTGCCAGCCTTACAACTACTTTAATGGATTTATACATGAAATCAgtttgtacctcgtttttaaaGGCCGCCTTACGCGACACGATAGTGAAATTGATTGAAAGTAAACAAAGCTGTGAATTAAATCCAACCAAAATGGATTCTCCGGAAGATGCATGTAGCAACGCTGAATTTTTACTGCAG GTTCTAGATGAAGTAACATTGAGCATTTTTACGAGTCCCGACGCTTGTCCAAGGACTCTCAGATATATTTGTGGATGCTTGCAAAGAGCAGTCGTTGCCAAATGGCCCCACGAGAGACTAGTCAGAACGCGAGTAGTCAGTGGATTTATATTTCTACGTTTACTCTGCCCTGCCATATTAAATCCTAGGTCATTTAATTTAATAGCTGAACCACCACCTCCAGCCGCTGCAAG ATCGTTAGTAATGGTTGCAAAATGTTTACAAAATTTGGCAAATTTGGTAGAATTTGGCGGTAAAGAGCCATACATGGAAGTGGTAAATCCATTTATTCTCAAAAACAAGGAACGAATGGTTGTCTTTCTTGATCAGTTATCT AACGTAACCGAGAAACCAGAGTCAGAAGGTGCAGATCCAAGAAACAAGAGTTGCATATCAGACACAGCAAGGGATTTGGCCACGTTACATCATATTTGTGTTTCACACTTGAAAGAGTTACAAGTTCTATCAAAAACTCAG CCAACAATAAAACAGTTGGTGACTGTAACTGAAATGTTAAGCAAacataaacaaaaatatatggaAATGATACGGTAG
- the vap gene encoding RAS p21 protein activator vap isoform X2 translates to MAEFVRGGPSVSNSAKMDHNSKGGSPSTGSEDGGQNESMNAENEFDPFLENIPDDIQDAEEPDSANAIILTAPPENQWYHGRLDRFTAEERLWDANKMGSYLVRESDRKPGSYVLSYLGRTGINHFRITAVCGDYYIGGRQFNSLSDLVAYYTHCSDLLKRERLMHPTPPPEPVNDKKRIVAILPYTKMPDTDELSFQKGDIFFVHNDMGDGWLWVTAHRTGEQGLIFRELVEDLDDSIDPNTVFSWFHPNVTKSEAVDMLVKAGPGSFLVRPSDNSPGDYSLFFHINNQIQRFRIEKKGVRYLMGGRTFECLDAVINRYRKEQIVEGHTLVQAMVTEPDGSVRVNREVQHAEKIYATLRECREQSGAKKNKGIKMQGYLEKKSEKNKKWKALYFVLLVDATDTHLYLYDNPKRTKPKGLIDLSCAYLYQVHESVFDRPHCFQLVERALPCLATITYLAAPNSENALDWINALKPLCVSQLTRAPKVARLRELRSLHLHILDAHRLPYKLVPNPFIIVALNNVKVARTKVKTGLHPLWDEEFILEDVPPDVMSFSLTLYNKGKRSKDTEVAELTVELASLTNGEEMDEWYPLSGVTPIGEWGVLRLRIRYRHDLAMPPDEYSPLQQLLLDPELHVVRALADVCHLDRVPLANSLLRIFRHERKEADLLRSLNQTEVDKEDETPTLFRAASLTTTLMDLYMKSVCTSFLKAALRDTIVKLIESKQSCELNPTKMDSPEDACSNAEFLLQVLDEVTLSIFTSPDACPRTLRYICGCLQRAVVAKWPHERLVRTRVVSGFIFLRLLCPAILNPRSFNLIAEPPPPAAAR, encoded by the exons ATGGCAGAATTTGTGCGTGGAGGCCCGAGCGTGTCGAACAGTGCTAAG ATGGATCACAATAGTAAAGGAGGATCGCCTAGCACTGGCAGCGAAGATGGTGGACAGAATGAGTCTATGAATGCAGAAAATGAATTTGACCCGTTTCTTGAAAATATTCCAGATGATATACAGGATGCAGAGGAACCTGACAGTGCTAACGCAATAATATTAACAGCTCCCCCGGAAAATCA GTGGTATCATGGTAGATTAGATAGATTTACAGCAGAGGAAAGATTGTGGGATGCGAATAAAATGGGTAGTTATCTAGTGCGTGAAAGCGATAGAAAACCTGGGAGTTACGTGTTGTCTTACTTAGGAAGAACTGGCATTAATCACTTTAGAATAACTGCTGTGTGTGGAGATTATTATATTG GTGGTAGACAATTCAATAGTTTGTCAGACCTTGTTGCATATTATACTCATTGCTCTGATCTTCTGAAGAGAGAAAGACTTATGCATCCTACTCCACCCCCTGAACCAGTGAACGATAAGAAACGAATTGTCGCAATACTGCCATACACGAAAATGCCTGACACAGATGAATTAAGTTTTCAAAAGGGTGATATATTTTTTGTCCATAATGATATGGGGGATGGTTGGCTATGGGTTACTGCCCACAGAACAGGAGAACAGGGCTTGATTTTTCGTGAATTAGTGGAGGACTTAGACGATTCTATTGATCCCAATACCGTTTTCTCTTGGTTCCATCCTAACGTCACCAAAAGTGAAGCAGTTGATATGTTAGTGAAAGCAGGCCCTGGAAGCTTCCTT GTCAGACCGTCGGACAATAGTCCAGGAGATTATTCACTTTTCTTTCACATAAACAATCAAATTCAAAGATTTAGGATCGAGAAAAAGGGAGTACGTTACCTCATGGGTGGCAGGACTTTCGAATGTCTCGACGCTGTGATCAATAG GTATCGAAAGGAGCAAATAGTCGAAGGTCATACCTTGGTTCAAGCGATGGTAACGGAACCCGATGGCAGTGTAAGAGTCAATAGAGAAGTGCAACATGCTGAAAAGATATACGCAACTCTCAGAGAATGTCGCGAACAGTCTGGCGCGAAgaaaaataaaggaataaaaatgCAAGGGTATCTAGAAAAGAAATCTGAGAAAAATAAGAAGTGGAAAGCACTGTATTTTGTACTTTTAGTAGACGCTACAGATACGCACTTGTATTTGTATGACAATCCAAAAAGGACCAAACCTAAAGGTCTCATAGATTTAAGCTGTGCTTATTTATATCAG GTCCATGAAAGTGTATTCGATCGACCTCATTGCTTTCAATTAGTTGAACGTGCTTTACCATGTTTGGCCACGATAACATACTTGGCAGCTCCAAACTCAGAGAATGCTTTAGATTGGATTAATGCCTTAAAAccattatgtgtatcacaactGACACGTGCTCCGAAGGTTGCCCGACTTCGTGAATTGCGTTCATTACATCTCCATATTTTAGACGCACATAGACTTCCATATAAACTAGTACCGAACCCCTTCATCATAGTGGCTCTCAATAATGTAAAAGTAGCTCGCACCAAGGTTAAGACTGGTTTACATCCGCTCTGGGACGAAGAATTCATTCTGGA GGATGTACCGCCCGATGTTATGTCGTTCTCCTTAACGCTGTATAACAAAGGTAAACGCAGCAAAGATACAGAGGTCGCAGAATTGACCGTTGAACTCGCGAGCTTAACAAACGGCGAAGAGATGGATGAGTGGTATCCATTATCAGGAGTTACTCCTATAGGAGAGTGGGGTGTGCTACGTTTACGTATAAG ATACCGACACGACTTGGCGATGCCTCCAGACGAATACAGTCCATTGCAACAATTGTTATTAGATCCAGAATTACATGTTGTTAGGGCATTAGCGGATGTGTGTCATTTGGATAGAGTACCACTGGCAAATAGTTTACTTAGAATATTTAG GCACGAAAGAAAAGAAGCCGATCTGTTGAGATCTCTGAACCAAACGGAA GTAGACAAAGAAGATGAAACGCCAACATTGTTTAGAGCTGCCAGCCTTACAACTACTTTAATGGATTTATACATGAAATCAgtttgtacctcgtttttaaaGGCCGCCTTACGCGACACGATAGTGAAATTGATTGAAAGTAAACAAAGCTGTGAATTAAATCCAACCAAAATGGATTCTCCGGAAGATGCATGTAGCAACGCTGAATTTTTACTGCAG GTTCTAGATGAAGTAACATTGAGCATTTTTACGAGTCCCGACGCTTGTCCAAGGACTCTCAGATATATTTGTGGATGCTTGCAAAGAGCAGTCGTTGCCAAATGGCCCCACGAGAGACTAGTCAGAACGCGAGTAGTCAGTGGATTTATATTTCTACGTTTACTCTGCCCTGCCATATTAAATCCTAGGTCATTTAATTTAATAGCTGAACCACCACCTCCAGCCGCTGCAAGGTAG